One segment of Papaver somniferum cultivar HN1 unplaced genomic scaffold, ASM357369v1 unplaced-scaffold_137, whole genome shotgun sequence DNA contains the following:
- the LOC113334877 gene encoding cytochrome b561 and DOMON domain-containing protein At3g25290-like, translated as MAASDSNTSIILLYTFLVVLLLQTQISNSLTCSSQKLSKNKLYKQCSDLPKLDSYLHWTYDSSKSSLDIAFIAPPAKPDGWIAWAINPTSTGMVGSQTLVAYKQSDGSMTVKTYNVTSYKDVLLGKIDFQVSKMEAEYVDGVIKMYASIVLPPTYGKVVNHVWQVGPSLKNENGDLNVHGFAADNINSVGKLDLMSGSAGGSSGGGGSTSTSSAKSGGISSKLKKKNIHGVLNAVSWGMLFPIGAVIARYLRVFEAADPAWFYLHVFCQLSGYAIGVAGWATGLQLGKQAQGFGNTLHRNIGITLFTFATLQIFALFVRPKKDHKLRFYWNIYHHGLGYSVLVLGIINVLKGLDILQPLKKWKTSYIVFLCVLAGIVLVLEVITWVIVLKRKSDKTSKGGYNGANVS; from the exons ATGGCAGCTTCGGATTCTAATACTAGTATAATCTTACTATACACATTCTTAGTAGTATTATTATTACAGACTCAGATCTCGAATTCACTTACATGTTCATCACAAAAGTTATCAAAAAACAAATTATATAAACAATGTAGTGATCTACCAAAACTAGATTCATATCTTCACTGGACATAtgattcatcaaaatcatcattagATATAGCTTTTATAGCACCACCAGCTAAACCAGATGGATGGATTGCATGGGCTATCAATCCAACGTCAACAGGAATGGTTGGTTCTCAAACTCTGGTTGCTTATAAACAGTCTGATGGATCTATGACTGTTAAAACTTACAACGTTACTTCATATAAAGATGTTCTACTTGGTAAGATTGATTTTCAAGTCTCAAAAATGGAAGCTGAATATGTTGATGGTGTTATTAAGATGTATGCAAGTATTGTTTTGCCTCCAACTTATGGCAAAGTAGTGAATCATGTTTGGCAAGTTGGACCTAGTTTGAAGAATGAGAATGGCGATCTTAATGTTCATGGCTTTGCTGCTGATAATATTAATTCTGTGGGGAAACTTGATTTGATGAGTGGATCCGCTGGTGGcagtagtggtggtggcggcagtaCTAGTACTTCTAGTGCAAAAAGTGGTGGTATTAGCTCAaagctgaaaaagaaaaat ATCCATGGAGTTCTGAATGCTGTAAGTTGGGGAATGTTGTTTCCAATTGGAGCTGTCATTGCAAGGTACCTTCGAGTGTTCGAGGCAGCGGACCCCGCATGGTTTTACCTTCATGTCTTCTGCCAGCTCTCTGGTTATGCAATTGGAGTTGCAGGGTGGGCTACAGGACTTCAGCTTGGTAAACAAGCACAAGGCTTCGGGAACACTCTTCACCGAAATATCGGAATCACCCTCTTCACTTTTGCAACATTGCAG ATTTTTGCATTGTTCGTAAGACCGAAGAAGGATCACAAGCTCCGCTTCTATTGGAACATTTACCACCATGGATTAGGTTACAGTGTTCTTGTACTAGGCATCATCAACGTGCTTAAAGGTTTAGACATCTTGCAACCTCTTAAGAAGTGGAAAACATCTTACATTGTTTTCCTGTGTGTGTTGGCTGGTATTGTTCTAGTGCTAGAAGTGAttacatgggtaattgttctcaAGAGAAAATCTGACAAAACCTCCAAAGGTGGTTACAATGGAGCAAATGTGTCGTAG
- the LOC113334532 gene encoding uncharacterized protein LOC113334532, whose product MNLSHDLIEKDESPIIGFSGEVTKAIGKVKMLITVADKSILGSFMLLDCRAPYDAIVGRDWLHATGAVTSSYHQCLKIITPEGVVKVRSDQMVAHKFHENAIDEYRKSEVSGNQILRVKQK is encoded by the coding sequence ATGAATTTGTCACACGACTTGAtcgagaaggatgaaagtccaATTATCGGCTTCAGCGGTGAAGTAACAAAGGCGATTGGGAAAGTAAAGATGCTAATAACAGTGGCTGACAAGTCCATTCTAGGAAGTTTCATGCTGCTGGATTGTCGAGCTCCCTATGATGCGATCGTTGGACGAGACTGGTTGCATGCGACAGGTGCAGTCACATCCtcatatcaccaatgcctgaagattATTACCCCTGAAGGAGTTGTGAAGGTTAGAAGCGACCAGATGGTCGCCCACAAGTTTCATGAGAATGCTATAGATGAATACAGGAAGTCAGAAGTTAGCGGGAACCAGATCCTGCGAGTCAAACAAAAATAG